One window from the genome of Nicotiana sylvestris chromosome 9, ASM39365v2, whole genome shotgun sequence encodes:
- the LOC104214670 gene encoding uncharacterized protein, with protein sequence MSKIPIMLKSNGNWDNYDRFRDFEVDAIVVDDNANYGILSSTIAEQLSIDTSDKIIEIKYIVNENCPPMEIRNDMGVRAYMETKEENKNLGSYPLCISVRDFNMELAINNESTSAGSSGSLNLLEFPSSPAIEEYQSEIITESTQTYIEEGQVYQDKQTVAAAMKNYSVMHKFQFKVKISSHRSYWLICVAESCKWHFKATSINDSAMFKIRSFSRQHTCCLMDETFIQRKRTAAVLGSMVVPKYCDPKTVYTPKDIQTDMLSEHGLNLSYMQAWRAKEKALQFLRGNPCDSYNKLPKYFYILEKNYPCSVVKLKKAADDCFLYAFVALCTSINGWQHCRPVVVVDGTFLKSAYMGIMLTASTMDAAGTIFPLAYAVVDSENDASWKWFFEQFKEAYGERPSMCVVSDRHESILKATSVVYPGLAHYSCMWHIWTNIRSKFKKGHLQLHELYFATARSYTMDEFNERMLKIEEVDLRVKSYLYDIGYHRWSRVHATVNRTFTMTSNIAESLNAVTKDARELPIFDLFEYMRTLLERWTKEKLSKAKGTFTYLGHKYNKELEDNSTLSQKLMVRASTDHIHTVLDGVKRYIVCLENKKCSCGQFQLDELPCAHALAALRHRNETYENYCSPYYTRKSLLLTYEMPVNPLPDEGKWDVPQHILDEVVKPPAGDKRQPGRPHKERYKTFDEIKSKKYKVSCGNCGGEGHNKRTCKNAPKKK encoded by the exons atgtcaaaaatcccaataaTGCTTAAATCGAATGGTAATTGGGATAACTATGACAGATTTAGAGATTTTGAAGTTGATGCCATTGTGGTAGATGATAATGCAAACTACGGAATTCTCAGTTCTACAATTGCAGAACAATTATCGATTGATACATCGgataaaattatagaaatcaaatacattgtgaaCGAGAATTGTCCTCCAATGGAGATTAGGAATGATATGGGGGTTCGTGCTTACATGGAAACCAAAGAGGAGAATAAAAACTTAGGTTCGTATCCTTTATGTATAAGCGTAAGAGATTTTAATATGGAATTGGCAATCAACAATGAAAGCACCAGTGCAG GTTCGTCTGGATCCCTAAACTTACTTGAATTTCCATCCTCACCAGCTATAGaggaatatcaaagtgaaataataactgaatCTACGCAAACATATATTGAAGAAGGACAAGTTTATCAGGACAAGCAAACAGTAGCTGCTGCAATGAAGAATTATTCAGTGATGCACAAGTTCCAGTTCAAAGTAAAAATATCTAGTCATAGAAG CTACTGGCTTATATGTGTTGCTGAAAGCTGTAAATGGCATTTCAAGGCAACGTCAATTAATGATTCGGCAATGTTCAAGATAAGAAGTTTCAGCCGTCAACACACATGCTGCCTAATGGACGAAACATTCATACAGCGCAAACGTACTGCAGCAGTACTTGGTAGCATGGTCGTTCCAAAGTATTGTGATCCTAAGACTGTTTACACACCAAAGGACATACAAACTGACATGTTATCCGAACATGGACTGAAcctaagctacatgcaagcatggagagcaaaggaaaaagctttacagtttttgagagggaatccgtgtgactcctacaacaaattacccaaatatttttatattcttgagaagaattatccttgtTCTGTTGTTAAATTGAAGAAGGCAGCAGATGATTGCTTCTTATacgcatttgttgctctttgtacaTCAATAAATGGTTGGCAACATTGTAGGCCGGTAGTAGTGGTTGATGGGACATTCTTAAAGTCAGCCTACATGGGGATTATGCTGACAGCAAGCACCATGGATGCAGCAG GTACTATTTTTCCCTTGGCATATGCTGTGGTTGATTCTGAAAACGACGCGTCTTGGAagtggttctttgagcaattcaaggaGGCATATGGTGAAAGACCTTCAATGTGTGTTGTTTCAGATAGGCATGAGAGTATACTGAAGGCAACATCAGTTGTCTATCCGGGATTGGCACACTACTCTTGCATGTGGCATATATGGACAAATAtaaggtcaaaattcaagaagggacatctacaattacatgaattgtactttgctacagcacggtcatacactatggatgaatttaatgaaaggatgttGAAGATTGAAGAGGTAGACCTGCGTGTAAAGTCTTACCTATAtgatattggctatcatagatggtCAAGAGTACATGCAACGGTGAATAGAACTTTTACTATGACGTCAAACATTGCCGAGTCGTTGAATGCTGTAACAAAAGATGCAAGAGAGCTTCCAATATTTGATCTATTTGAGTATATGAGGACTCTTCTTGAACGTTGGACAAAAGAAAAGTTATCGAAGGCAAAGGGTACTTTCACATACCTTGGTCACAAATACAACAAAGAATTGGAAGACAACAGTACATTATCTCAGAAACTAATG gtgagggcttcaacagatcatatacatactgtgttagatggtgtgaagcggtacattgtgtgtctagaaaacaagaaatgtagctgtggacaattccaacttgatgaacttCCATGTGCGCATGCTTTGGCAGCATTAAGGCATAGGAATGAAACATACGAAAACTATTGCTCTCCGTATTACACAAGGAAGAGCCTTCTGCTTACCTATGAAATGCCAGTAAATCCTCTTCCTGATGAAGGCAAATGGGATGTGCCACAACATATTTTGGATGAGGTAGTAAAGCCACCGGCGGGAGATAAAAGGCAGCCAGGGAGACCTCACAAGGAAAGATATAAAACATTTGATGAAATAAAGTCAAAGAAATACAAGGTGTCATGTGGCAATTGTGGAggtgaagggcataacaaaagaaCTTGCAAGAATGCGCCGAAAAAGAAATGA